CAATTTTTATGATGACAAACAGCAAGTATTCATACCTCAGTTCAAGTATGGTTAAAGAAGTTGCTAGATTTGGAGGGTGCATAGAAGACTTAGTTCCTGAAAAGATCGCTAAAAAGGTAATGAAAAAGTTGAATAAGAAATATACGGAAATGGAGGAAAAATAAGTAATGAGTGAACTGAGTATATTGGAGCTTTTAGAGAGAATGGAGGAAATAATAGAAAATAGCAAATCAATACCGTTTACATCAAAGGTTATGGTAGAAAAGGATGAACTATTAGAGATAATAAAAGAAATAAGGCTTTTGCTGCCGCAGGAACTTTCTCAAGTCAAGTGGGCAAAGGAAGAGAGGAAGAAGATTTTAGAGAGAGCTCAGAAGGAAGCAGAAGCAATCATAAATGATGCAGAGAGCAAGGTAAAAGGGCTTGTAGATGAGACAGAGATTGTCAAATTAGCAGAGAAGAGGGCAGAGGAGATTA
The sequence above is drawn from the Caldicellulosiruptor bescii DSM 6725 genome and encodes:
- a CDS encoding ATPase, which codes for MSELSILELLERMEEIIENSKSIPFTSKVMVEKDELLEIIKEIRLLLPQELSQVKWAKEERKKILERAQKEAEAIINDAESKVKGLVDETEIVKLAEKRAEEIIQKAKEHAKEYRLMAQSYTIELLEQTKKTIENIVKELNDNIDQIRQKNS